Proteins encoded in a region of the Haloglomus salinum genome:
- a CDS encoding CocE/NonD family hydrolase — protein sequence MTSDSISRRGVLSALTATGAAAAGLPGAMATDPVADDNFEEREWGYVHQEFEPPPRTAAILEKDGYTGASTQRPPTHYLRMRDGVLLAVAVHPPERNSKNDHILVRASIRGTGCSGGQFNLFDRTHAKDGREVIEWIADRPWALDRVGLFGSSYGAITALLVATAQPPSLAALMAIKGLGDVYRDIAYPGGIGNAGFPVAWSAALRPAMAAQGSAEGIRSGDRICAENTATRPPQDPRDAAATWATYPMDGPRYRVRSAIEYADRIDVPTYLAYGMQDEQTGPRGNPNLFHELSPEPASPPGTPPGLDPLHEEPKLLRVVNGYHATVASDPRGWFDYWLRGEETGIMDEPPVRVRTGVNTDDAEVAWEMDSFLQPDVDWTRFYLGEAGSLSRTAPDSEGTDRYVTGSPRQSWVFSGGNTGSEVLLADGPDVLTYRSPAFETPTRIAGPITATLHASTTTPGTDAPLRGTSTDFFVRVADEFPDGSVVPLQRGVLRATHRQLDEERTLYNDDGEIVRPYHPHTNRETILPGKVYRYDIEVWPLAHLLREGHRLVVRIHSPPATDGIWSYEPLDTPGVNTVHRSSEYPSSVLFPLQEWPENEPLPPKQDCGQPEGYRCVSGYDSGVGVEMSDPV from the coding sequence GTGACATCCGATAGCATCTCTCGCCGGGGCGTCCTCTCGGCACTGACCGCGACCGGGGCGGCTGCCGCTGGCTTGCCTGGTGCGATGGCGACCGACCCGGTCGCCGACGATAACTTCGAGGAACGCGAGTGGGGCTACGTCCACCAGGAGTTCGAACCACCGCCGCGCACCGCTGCGATACTCGAGAAGGACGGCTATACGGGTGCGAGCACACAGCGCCCGCCGACACATTACCTCCGGATGCGTGATGGCGTGCTGCTCGCCGTGGCCGTCCATCCGCCCGAACGGAACTCGAAGAACGACCACATCCTGGTCCGGGCCAGCATCCGAGGCACCGGGTGTTCGGGCGGCCAGTTCAACCTGTTCGACCGCACGCATGCCAAGGACGGCCGCGAGGTGATCGAGTGGATCGCCGACCGGCCCTGGGCGCTCGACCGGGTGGGGCTGTTCGGGTCGTCCTACGGCGCCATCACGGCGCTTCTGGTCGCGACAGCACAGCCGCCCTCCCTGGCGGCCCTCATGGCCATCAAGGGCCTCGGCGATGTCTACCGCGATATCGCGTATCCCGGCGGCATCGGGAACGCCGGTTTCCCGGTTGCGTGGTCGGCGGCCCTCCGGCCGGCGATGGCGGCCCAGGGGTCGGCCGAGGGCATCCGGAGCGGGGACCGCATCTGTGCCGAGAACACCGCGACTCGGCCACCACAGGACCCCCGCGACGCCGCCGCGACCTGGGCGACGTACCCGATGGACGGGCCACGGTACCGGGTCCGGTCGGCCATCGAGTACGCCGACCGCATCGACGTGCCGACGTACCTCGCCTATGGGATGCAGGACGAACAGACGGGGCCCCGCGGGAACCCGAACCTGTTCCACGAACTGAGCCCCGAGCCCGCATCGCCGCCGGGGACACCGCCCGGCCTGGATCCGTTGCACGAGGAGCCGAAGCTGCTGCGTGTGGTCAACGGCTATCACGCGACGGTCGCCTCCGATCCCCGCGGCTGGTTCGACTACTGGCTGCGCGGCGAGGAGACCGGTATCATGGACGAGCCGCCGGTTCGGGTCCGAACCGGGGTCAACACCGACGACGCCGAGGTGGCCTGGGAGATGGACTCGTTCCTCCAGCCCGATGTCGACTGGACGCGGTTCTATCTCGGGGAGGCGGGATCGCTGTCGCGGACTGCGCCCGATTCAGAAGGGACCGACCGGTACGTCACCGGGAGTCCACGCCAGTCGTGGGTGTTCAGCGGCGGCAACACGGGCAGCGAGGTGCTGCTCGCCGACGGACCCGACGTGCTGACCTACCGGTCGCCGGCGTTCGAGACGCCGACCCGGATTGCCGGCCCGATCACCGCGACGCTGCACGCCAGCACCACGACGCCCGGGACCGATGCCCCGCTCCGCGGGACGAGCACGGACTTCTTCGTCCGGGTCGCCGACGAGTTCCCGGACGGGAGCGTTGTCCCATTACAACGGGGCGTCCTTCGGGCGACCCACCGCCAGCTCGACGAGGAGCGCACGCTGTACAACGACGACGGCGAGATCGTCCGTCCGTACCACCCCCATACGAATCGCGAGACGATTCTCCCGGGCAAGGTGTATCGCTACGATATCGAGGTGTGGCCGCTCGCGCATCTGCTTCGTGAGGGCCACCGTCTCGTCGTGCGGATCCACTCGCCACCAGCGACCGACGGCATCTGGTCGTACGAGCCCCTCGACACCCCTGGCGTGAACACGGTCCATCGGTCGTCCGAGTACCCGTCCAGCGTGTTGTTCCCGCTCCAGGAGTGGCCGGAGAACGAGCCCCTCCCTCCGAAGCAGGACTGCGGCCAGCCCGAGGGGTATCGCTGCGTCAGTGGATACGACTCGGGAGTGGGTGTCGAGATGAGCGACCCGGTCTGA